The following is a genomic window from Rhodothermia bacterium.
TGACGGTTAAGTCCATTATGGAGGCTACCGATCCGCAAATCAATACAAGCATCGCCCTCAATTTCGACACATGGGATGCCGCGAAGTTTGGCTGGTTGGTAGCGCAGCGGAAGGCTTGGAAAACCCGTCCAGACTTCCGTGCGTATGCCGAGGCAAACGAAAAATCGGTTTCGGGCATGTTAGATGGTCCGGTCTTTGAGCAATTAGACGCCCTGCACCTGCCTGTTTTGGTACTCTATGGCAAGGGTGACAAGATGATCCCCAACCGCTTCTTTAATCCGGCGCTGACCACAGCCGATATTGCGGCGCGTGCCCAGAATGCGCTTCATGGCGCACAAATGGAATTGGTGGAAAAAGCGGGACATTTGCTTCCGTTGGAGCAACCCGAACAGTTTAACCGTTTGTTGCAGTCTTGGCTTAAATCTGTGCGATGAAGTCCCTTAGCCCATCTCGACAAGTGTAGCGGGGTTTTGTCCGCCGGCCAGTAGGTACAAACAAGCCATTCTCGTGGCCACACCATTGGTAACCTGATCCAAAATCACGGCGCGTTCATGATCTACCACCTCACTGGCCAACTCGACTCCTCGGTTTACAGGGCCTGGGTGCATAATGCGCAAGTCGGGATAGCGCAACAAATGTGCCATGGTTATGCCAAATTGGTTGTGGTATTCACGTAAACTGGGATACAAACTGGTGTCTTGTCGTTCTAATTGGATTCGGAGCGCCATCGCCACGTCACAGCCTTCTAACGCCTCATCGAGCCGATGCGTAATGCGGCATCCAAATTGTGAAAGGCCGTATGGCATCATGGTGTTGGGGCCACAAAGGGTAACGTTTGCACCCATCTTCGTAAGACCATAAATATTGGAACGGGCAACACGGCTGTGGCTTATGTCCCCAATAATGGAAACATTTAAACCCTCGAACTGAGGAGCGATATCTGAAATGGTCAGCAAGTCCAAAAGCGCTTGTGTTGGATGTTCATGCGCACCATCTCCGGCATTTAACACAACCGCATCTACGCATTGCGTCAGGAAATAGGCGGCACCGGGGGACTTGTGGCGGATTACGGCAATATCCACTTTCATTGCTTCTATATTTTGGGCGGTGTCTTTCAGGGTTTCGCCTTTTGAGATCGAAGAACCAGACGAAGCAAAACTAACGGTATCTGCGGACAAACGCTTCTCGGCCAATTCAAATGAAATGCGGGTACGGGTGGATGGCTCAAAAAAAAGATTAACCACCGTTAGTCCTCGTAGTGCTGGGACACGAGGGATTTGCCGCCGCAGTACCTCTCGAAATTCCCGCGCCGTAGCCAAAATCAAAGCAATCTCCTCACGGCTAAAGGTTGCCAAGCCTAATAAATGCCGATGACGGAGTGTGGTAAGCGGTTGTATCATCAAAACTTATGAAGGCGTTGACCAAAATCGGGATTGTTGCCACCCTTGCGTTTATGCGCAGGCACATCCACCAACCAGACACCATCCTCTTGGTCCTGTTCTTGTAATTTAACCCGCACCTCTTCGCCAAGCGTGGTTGGGACAAAGCGCCCTACGATGTCTGCTTGAAGGGGCAACTCGCGCAAACCACGGTCTATCAATACCAAAAGCCGGATGGTCGTAGGACGTCCTAAATCCAATAAAGCATCTAAGGCCGCCCGTACTGTTCGTCCGGTAAAGAGAACATCATCCACCAAAACGATGTGTGCCTCATTGACATCAAAGAGGATCTCTGTACGGCGAACAAGGGGTTGGTAGAGACGCCGGCGAACGTCGTCGCGGTATAGGGTTGCATCCAGAATGCCAAAATCCAGTGTACTTCCTTCTGCTTCTCGGATTTTCTGGTGCAGACGACGGGCCAAGTGGACGCCCCGTGTTTGCATTCCCACCAAAGCAAGTTTTGAGGAAGACAAGGCATTCGGCTCAAAAACTTCTGTTACCTCGCGGGCCATTCGCGATAGCGTTCGGTCTAAGTCCGCCGAGGTCATCAGTTGGGCTTTAATATAGTCTTGGGGCTGCATCATACGTCTAAAGGTACGACTTTGTACCCCATGACAGGCAAAAAAACTTGGTTAAGACGAACGTGTCGCAACAAAAAGCGCTACATTCCGGTATGTTCGCTTTTGGCCCGCTAAACACCGTGTTTTCAGACGTATGGGTTTACGATCCCTTAATCCTCGCACACTACAGATTCTCCTCGGCCTTTTGGTACTTGGCTTGTTTTCAGGTACGATCTTTTATCATATCCATTTAGAAGTCTGGAATGGTTGGAACTTAGGCTGGTTAGATGTCTTGGCGGAGTTGGGCGTGGCCGCAACGTTTGGCTTGGCGTATCAATGGATGTCAGACCACTTCCAAACACGTAAACTGGGTCCTATACGTGCCCTCTGGTCGCTGACGCTGGTGATTTTGGGGGTTGTTTTACTAAGTGCCTTGTTTGGTCTGCACTACGAAAAAGGCATGTGGTTTTTTAGCCATAAAATCCCTGATCGAACCATTCCGGGCGTCTTGGTCATTTGCGGCATGGCGCTATTACAAGGGCTGGGAGGCGCCTTTCTACTCGTTCAACTGCGAGAATTGGTTTTGTTCAAACGAACATCGGTCACGGTGCGCAATTGGAATATGTTGTTGTGGAGCTTGGCCGGAACGTTTGCAGCGGTGGTTCTGGTCAAAATAATCCCCATTCCCTATGTGGTAGAATTTGCGATCGTCTTTACGGGTGCAACCATCCTCATCAATGTCTTCCGTTTGTCTTGGGTGGCCTACCTGCCTTTCCGCCAAAAATTGATCGGCTTGGCGGTGAGTTTGGTGATGTTGATCGTTTTATTGGCCGCTTTTGGCGAGGCAGTCCCTATGCGGAAATGGGGGTTCATTATTTGGGAGGCCGATCCCTTTGTGGCTCAATATAGTTTTGCGCTTAACCTTACGCTTACACTCACCCTTATTCTGGGCATTTTATACAGTGTTACCACCTTACTATCGCTCATTTTCCACTTGCCTACATCGGGCGATTTTCAACGGAAATCGGACGACTTGGCGGCGATGCGTGCGCTCACCCAAATCGTAGGACAGGTTTTTGACACACAACACCTCCCCAAATTGGTCTTAGACGCCGTACGGCAGTTTGTGGGCGA
Proteins encoded in this region:
- the pyrR gene encoding bifunctional pyr operon transcriptional regulator/uracil phosphoribosyltransferase PyrR — encoded protein: MQPQDYIKAQLMTSADLDRTLSRMAREVTEVFEPNALSSSKLALVGMQTRGVHLARRLHQKIREAEGSTLDFGILDATLYRDDVRRRLYQPLVRRTEILFDVNEAHIVLVDDVLFTGRTVRAALDALLDLGRPTTIRLLVLIDRGLRELPLQADIVGRFVPTTLGEEVRVKLQEQDQEDGVWLVDVPAHKRKGGNNPDFGQRLHKF
- a CDS encoding aspartate carbamoyltransferase catalytic subunit — encoded protein: MIQPLTTLRHRHLLGLATFSREEIALILATAREFREVLRRQIPRVPALRGLTVVNLFFEPSTRTRISFELAEKRLSADTVSFASSGSSISKGETLKDTAQNIEAMKVDIAVIRHKSPGAAYFLTQCVDAVVLNAGDGAHEHPTQALLDLLTISDIAPQFEGLNVSIIGDISHSRVARSNIYGLTKMGANVTLCGPNTMMPYGLSQFGCRITHRLDEALEGCDVAMALRIQLERQDTSLYPSLREYHNQFGITMAHLLRYPDLRIMHPGPVNRGVELASEVVDHERAVILDQVTNGVATRMACLYLLAGGQNPATLVEMG